The Streptococcus pantholopis genome has a segment encoding these proteins:
- the atpA gene encoding F0F1 ATP synthase subunit alpha, with protein sequence MAINAQEISALIKKQIENFQPSFDVTETGIVTYVGDGIARARGLDNAMSGELLEFSDGSFGMAQNLESDDVGIIILGDFSAIREGDEVKRTGKIMEVPVGEALIGRVVNPLGQPVDGLGSIQTQSSRPVEFPAPGVMQRQSVSEPLQTGLKAIDALVPIGRGQRELIIGDRQTGKTSVAIDAILNQKGQDMICIYVAIGQKESTVRTQVETLRQYGALDYTIVVTASASQPSPLLYIAPYAGVAMAEEFMYKGKHVLIVYDDLSKQAVAYRELSLLLRRPPGREAYPGDVFYLHSRLLERSAKVSDALGGGSITALPFIETQAGDISAYIATNVISITDGQIFLQESLFNSGIRPAIDAGSSVSRVGGSAQIKAMKKVAGTLRLDLASYRELEAFTQFGSDLDAATQAKLNRGRRTIEVLKQPLHKPLPVEKQVLILYALTHGFLDDVPVDDILAFEEALYDYFDLHYEAIFDTIRTTKDLPDEADLDKAIQAFKDQSQFK encoded by the coding sequence TTGGCAATTAATGCACAAGAAATTAGCGCTTTAATTAAAAAGCAAATTGAGAATTTTCAGCCAAGTTTTGATGTCACAGAAACAGGAATAGTCACTTATGTCGGTGATGGTATTGCCCGGGCACGCGGTCTGGATAACGCCATGAGCGGCGAGCTCCTTGAATTTTCTGACGGAAGCTTTGGGATGGCACAAAACCTTGAATCTGATGATGTCGGGATCATCATTTTGGGGGATTTTTCGGCTATTCGCGAAGGAGATGAGGTCAAACGTACCGGTAAAATCATGGAAGTACCGGTTGGCGAAGCGCTGATCGGCCGTGTTGTCAATCCTCTCGGTCAGCCTGTAGACGGTCTGGGCAGTATTCAAACCCAGTCGAGCCGGCCAGTCGAGTTTCCTGCACCGGGTGTTATGCAGCGGCAGTCTGTTTCTGAGCCGCTTCAGACTGGACTTAAGGCTATTGATGCCCTTGTGCCGATTGGCCGCGGACAGCGTGAACTGATTATCGGAGACCGACAAACAGGGAAAACCTCTGTGGCTATTGATGCTATCTTGAACCAGAAGGGTCAAGATATGATTTGTATCTATGTCGCTATCGGCCAGAAAGAATCAACGGTCCGTACACAAGTTGAAACACTGCGCCAGTACGGGGCACTTGATTATACTATTGTTGTGACTGCCTCAGCATCACAGCCCTCACCCTTGCTCTACATAGCTCCTTATGCCGGTGTGGCAATGGCAGAAGAGTTTATGTATAAGGGCAAACATGTTTTAATTGTTTATGATGATTTATCCAAACAAGCGGTAGCCTATCGGGAGCTTTCTCTCCTCTTGCGCCGTCCGCCTGGCCGTGAAGCTTATCCGGGGGATGTCTTTTATCTGCACAGTCGTCTTTTAGAGCGGTCAGCTAAAGTTTCTGATGCTCTTGGCGGCGGGTCTATTACTGCTTTGCCTTTTATTGAGACTCAGGCAGGTGATATTTCAGCCTATATTGCAACAAACGTTATTTCAATCACCGATGGGCAGATTTTTTTACAGGAAAGTTTGTTTAATTCGGGAATCCGTCCGGCTATTGATGCGGGTTCTTCAGTATCCCGTGTCGGTGGGTCTGCCCAGATTAAGGCAATGAAAAAGGTAGCAGGAACCCTGCGGCTGGATTTGGCTTCTTACCGTGAGCTGGAAGCTTTCACCCAATTCGGAAGTGACCTGGATGCGGCTACTCAGGCCAAGCTAAACCGCGGCCGGCGTACTATTGAGGTGCTGAAGCAGCCTCTGCACAAGCCTCTCCCGGTTGAAAAACAGGTTCTGATACTCTATGCATTGACGCATGGTTTCTTAGATGATGTGCCGGTAGATGATATCTTGGCTTTTGAAGAAGCCCTTTATGATTACTTTGATCTGCATTATGAGGCTATTTTTGATACTATCCGCACAACCAAGGATCTGCCGGATGAGGCTGATTTGGATAAAGCTATTCAGGCCTTTAAAGATCAATCACAGTTCAAATAA
- a CDS encoding F0F1 ATP synthase subunit delta, with the protein MNKKTQTVLERYAKSLVEVAVEQQQTEIMAEEIRTVLTVFAETDLAAVLKHDGISQSDKADLIRTFQKSASVYFSNFLEIVIQNEREAYLYEILQLVLEKLSDVTNTYDIVVTSAVALTQAQKERVLKIAADKLAVSKGRLVEKIDPSIIGGLIIDADNQVVDMSIRRQLREFKMNLK; encoded by the coding sequence ATGAACAAAAAAACACAGACAGTGCTTGAACGGTATGCCAAAAGTCTTGTTGAAGTAGCCGTGGAACAGCAGCAGACGGAAATAATGGCTGAAGAAATCAGGACTGTATTAACAGTCTTTGCTGAAACAGATTTGGCTGCGGTTCTGAAACATGACGGTATCAGCCAATCGGATAAGGCAGATCTTATCCGAACTTTTCAGAAATCTGCCTCAGTCTATTTCAGTAATTTTCTTGAAATTGTTATACAAAATGAAAGAGAAGCTTATCTGTATGAGATACTGCAGCTTGTCTTAGAAAAACTGTCTGACGTGACCAATACTTATGATATTGTCGTCACATCAGCGGTTGCTTTAACCCAAGCGCAAAAAGAGCGGGTTCTAAAAATAGCTGCTGATAAATTAGCTGTCAGCAAAGGCAGGCTTGTTGAGAAAATCGATCCATCCATTATCGGCGGTTTGATTATCGATGCAGATAATCAGGTTGTTGATATGAGTATTCGCCGTCAATTACGGGAATTTAAAATGAATTTAAAATAG
- the atpF gene encoding F0F1 ATP synthase subunit B yields MEILINSTTIGNIIIITGSVLLLLVLIRKYVWGQLTGILKNREEKIANDIDSAEAARQKAEDLADQREHELVQAKGEASQIIDDAKELSTAKGHQIITAAEEEAGRLKTKASQDIAQDKAEALSDVKAEVGDLTVLLAEKIMTANLDKEAQSELIDRYLDELGEV; encoded by the coding sequence ATGGAGATACTGATTAACAGTACAACGATTGGTAATATCATTATTATTACAGGTTCAGTGCTTCTTTTGCTTGTTCTTATCAGAAAATATGTTTGGGGACAACTGACAGGCATATTAAAAAACCGTGAAGAAAAGATTGCTAATGATATTGACAGTGCAGAAGCTGCAAGGCAGAAAGCAGAGGATCTGGCCGATCAGCGTGAACATGAACTTGTTCAGGCAAAGGGAGAAGCCAGCCAAATTATTGATGATGCTAAAGAGCTGAGCACAGCTAAGGGTCACCAGATTATCACTGCGGCAGAAGAAGAAGCTGGCCGGCTGAAGACAAAGGCCAGTCAGGATATCGCTCAGGATAAAGCAGAAGCCCTGTCTGATGTTAAAGCAGAAGTAGGTGACTTAACAGTCCTTTTAGCTGAAAAAATTATGACGGCTAATTTGGACAAGGAGGCACAAAGCGAACTCATTGACCGTTATCTTGATGAGCTAGGAGAAGTCTGA
- the atpB gene encoding F0F1 ATP synthase subunit A, protein METLENPTLQFLGIEFDLTILAMSLLTVLAAFSFLFWASRRMTLKPKGRQNVLEYLYEFVINTIKPNLGAYTQNYSLLLFTFFFFILIANNIGLVTKLEVGDYNLWTSPTANFSVDLTLSLMIACVVHVEGIRKNGIKDYLKGYLAPQPIMLPMNILSELTNIASLALRLFGNIYAGEVVTTLLVQLANWKLFMAPVAFGINLAWTAFSMFISTIQAYVFTMLASSYIGDKVNGSSEE, encoded by the coding sequence TTGGAAACATTAGAAAATCCAACCCTACAATTTTTGGGCATTGAGTTCGATTTAACAATTCTTGCAATGTCTCTCTTGACTGTGCTTGCTGCCTTTTCTTTTCTTTTCTGGGCCAGCCGCCGTATGACTTTGAAACCTAAGGGCAGGCAAAATGTGTTAGAGTATCTTTATGAATTTGTCATAAATACCATTAAACCAAATTTAGGAGCTTATACACAAAATTACAGTCTGCTTCTGTTTACCTTTTTTTTCTTCATCTTGATTGCTAATAATATTGGTTTAGTTACCAAGCTTGAAGTTGGTGACTATAATCTGTGGACATCTCCGACAGCCAACTTTTCAGTTGACCTGACTCTATCTTTGATGATAGCCTGTGTTGTTCATGTTGAAGGCATTCGAAAAAATGGGATTAAGGATTATCTGAAAGGCTATCTGGCTCCTCAGCCGATTATGCTGCCCATGAATATTTTAAGTGAACTGACTAATATAGCTTCACTAGCGCTGCGGCTTTTCGGTAATATCTATGCAGGTGAAGTGGTCACGACGCTTTTAGTGCAGCTGGCTAATTGGAAGCTTTTTATGGCTCCGGTTGCCTTTGGTATCAATTTGGCCTGGACGGCCTTTTCAATGTTTATTTCAACGATTCAGGCTTATGTTTTTACCATGTTGGCATCGTCCTATATCGGAGACAAAGTTAACGGCAGCAGTGAAGAATAA
- a CDS encoding F0F1 ATP synthase subunit C: MLNLNILALGIAVMGVSLAEGFLVSNIAKSAARQPEMYSKLQRLMILGVAFIEGTFFVLLAATFFVN, encoded by the coding sequence ATGTTGAATTTAAATATCTTAGCGCTTGGAATTGCTGTTATGGGTGTCAGCCTGGCAGAAGGTTTTTTGGTTTCTAACATTGCCAAATCTGCAGCACGTCAGCCGGAGATGTACAGTAAACTGCAAAGACTGATGATTCTTGGTGTCGCTTTTATTGAAGGAACCTTTTTCGTTCTTCTTGCAGCAACCTTCTTTGTCAACTAA
- a CDS encoding glycogen/starch/alpha-glucan phosphorylase, producing the protein MQLTKEQFIRDFKDTLHEEQLIKVPAATPTEIFATLAKLVRKYYTDTWIDRNRKLSENQEKIAYYFSIEFLPGRMLETNLLNLGILDLVKEAFADLDVDFNAVKNAEHDMALGNGGLGRLAAAFMDSLATTGYPGFGNGLRYKYGLFKQRIVDGYQVELPDSWFGSTGNVWEIRKDHDVVDVKLFGDVQLQANEEGRIIPVYKNAQVLRAVPYDVPQIGFKNGVINNLRLWDVEIPEEYELNYPTIADRRRVQDITATLYPDDSSYEGKELRLIQEYFMTSAGLQTIIKSYLKLGRPLETIYEKVSVHINDTHPAVAPAEFMRLLIDDYGLSWDKAWEATVKTMSYTNHTILSEALEKWDANLFKTVLPRVYQIVLEIDSRFVAEMTQNNVATDIIENTRIVKDNQIHMANLAIIGGHSVNGVAKLHTELLKEDTLRDFYTLYPDKFNNKTNGIVQRRWTQIAAPELSEAIDATIGTGWRRDIHELQKLNDFADDKAVLDQFYQVKKEAKAKLAAYILETTGIEVSTDAIFDVQVKRLHAYKRQLLNVLHIIKLYWDLKDNPDKDMVPRVFIFGAKAAPGYHFAKSVIKLINELANLINNDASLQGKLKVVFLENYNVSLAELIIPAADVSEQISLASKEASGTSNMKFMMTGAITLATLDGANIEIKDEVGDDNIVIFGMDKDAVYHHYEAHDYYSRGVYENNPVIKRVVDTFVNGTIPNAQSEGSEIYESLIAYNDEYFLLEDFPSYVAAQEYIDALYRDKEKWARMSLLNIANSDKFTSDDTITAYAEEIWNLRK; encoded by the coding sequence ATGCAACTCACAAAAGAACAATTTATTCGTGATTTTAAAGATACCCTTCACGAAGAACAACTGATAAAGGTGCCGGCAGCAACGCCGACTGAAATATTTGCGACCTTGGCAAAATTGGTTCGTAAATATTACACCGACACCTGGATTGACCGCAACCGCAAACTCTCTGAGAATCAGGAAAAAATTGCTTATTATTTTTCTATTGAGTTTTTGCCGGGCCGTATGCTGGAAACAAATCTCCTTAATTTAGGGATTTTGGATTTGGTAAAAGAGGCTTTTGCTGATTTGGATGTCGATTTCAATGCAGTCAAAAATGCAGAGCACGATATGGCTTTGGGGAACGGCGGTCTGGGCCGTCTGGCTGCTGCTTTTATGGATTCTTTAGCAACGACCGGCTACCCCGGTTTTGGGAACGGTCTGCGCTATAAATACGGCCTGTTTAAACAGCGTATTGTTGACGGCTATCAAGTAGAACTGCCGGATTCTTGGTTCGGTTCAACTGGCAACGTCTGGGAAATTCGCAAGGACCATGATGTTGTAGATGTCAAATTATTCGGTGACGTCCAGCTGCAGGCTAATGAAGAAGGCCGGATTATTCCAGTCTACAAAAATGCACAGGTTCTGCGGGCTGTCCCTTACGATGTTCCGCAGATTGGCTTTAAAAATGGTGTTATCAATAATCTGCGTCTGTGGGACGTTGAAATTCCTGAAGAATATGAACTGAATTATCCGACGATTGCAGATCGCCGTCGTGTTCAGGATATAACAGCCACACTCTATCCTGATGATTCCAGCTATGAAGGAAAGGAACTGCGTCTGATTCAGGAATACTTCATGACAAGTGCCGGACTGCAGACTATCATTAAGTCTTATCTCAAACTCGGCCGTCCGCTTGAGACTATTTATGAAAAGGTTTCTGTTCATATTAACGATACCCATCCGGCTGTTGCTCCAGCTGAGTTTATGCGCCTTTTGATCGACGACTATGGTTTGTCCTGGGATAAGGCCTGGGAAGCTACTGTGAAGACTATGAGCTATACCAACCATACGATTTTGTCTGAGGCGCTTGAAAAATGGGATGCCAACCTGTTTAAGACAGTCTTGCCGCGTGTTTATCAGATTGTCCTTGAGATTGACAGCCGTTTCGTTGCTGAAATGACTCAGAACAATGTGGCTACCGATATTATTGAAAATACTCGGATTGTCAAGGACAATCAGATTCACATGGCTAATCTGGCCATTATCGGCGGCCATTCGGTCAATGGTGTAGCCAAACTTCACACAGAACTGCTCAAAGAAGATACGCTGCGTGATTTTTACACCCTGTATCCGGATAAATTTAATAATAAAACAAACGGTATCGTTCAGCGGCGCTGGACTCAAATTGCTGCTCCGGAACTGTCGGAAGCAATTGATGCCACCATTGGCACAGGCTGGCGCCGAGATATTCATGAACTGCAAAAATTAAATGACTTTGCAGATGATAAAGCTGTTCTTGATCAGTTCTATCAAGTGAAAAAAGAAGCAAAGGCAAAATTAGCGGCTTATATTCTGGAAACAACAGGAATTGAAGTATCTACAGATGCTATCTTTGATGTACAGGTTAAACGGCTCCATGCCTACAAACGGCAGCTGCTCAATGTTTTGCACATCATCAAACTGTATTGGGACTTAAAAGACAATCCTGATAAGGATATGGTTCCCCGTGTCTTCATTTTCGGAGCCAAAGCGGCGCCGGGCTATCACTTTGCGAAATCGGTCATTAAACTGATTAATGAATTGGCCAATTTGATTAATAATGATGCCAGTCTCCAAGGTAAACTGAAAGTAGTTTTCTTAGAAAACTATAATGTCAGTCTGGCCGAGCTGATTATTCCGGCAGCTGATGTATCTGAACAGATTTCACTGGCTTCCAAGGAAGCGTCAGGCACTTCAAACATGAAATTCATGATGACAGGTGCGATTACACTGGCTACTCTTGATGGTGCCAATATCGAAATTAAGGATGAAGTCGGCGATGACAATATTGTCATCTTTGGTATGGATAAAGATGCTGTCTACCACCATTATGAAGCGCATGACTATTATTCCCGCGGTGTCTATGAGAACAACCCTGTTATTAAGCGTGTTGTCGATACTTTTGTTAATGGAACGATTCCAAATGCGCAGAGCGAAGGAAGCGAAATTTATGAGTCGCTTATCGCTTACAACGATGAATATTTCTTGCTGGAAGATTTCCCTTCTTATGTTGCTGCTCAGGAGTATATTGATGCGCTGTACCGTGATAAGGAAAAGTGGGCGCGTATGAGCCTTCTTAATATTGCTAACTCGGATAAGTTTACATCGGATGACACGATTACAGCTTATGCTGAAGAAATCTGGAATTTGCGCAAATAA
- the glgA gene encoding glycogen synthase GlgA produces MKIMFVAAEGAPFAKTGGLGDVIGALPKSLVKNGNEVAVVLPYYDSIDAKFGDEIEDVLYFYVDVGWRRQYVGVKKIVRDQVAFYFVDNHDYFFRGHIYGDWDDGERFAFFQLAALEMMEKIEFIPDVLHVHDYHTAMIPFLVKEKYHWIKAYQGIKTVFTIHNIEFQGQFEPGMLGNLFGVGDERYADGTLRWNDALNWMKAGVLYADRVTTVSPSYAEEIQTPEFGKGLDQIMRMEAGKLSGIVNGIDTELLNPETDPYLEAHFSIDDLSGKAKNKEALQKRVGLPVRDDVPLIGIVSRLTDQKGFNLVVNELNAMLQHDLQLVVLGTGYADFENAFSWFGLHYPDKVSANITFDLELAQQIYGACDLFLMPSAFEPCGLSQMMAMRYGTLPLVHEVGGLRDTVIPYNPLEKSGTGFGFNNFSGYWLNNTLAFALDVYYNHKEDWQAIQRNAMSQDFSWDTASLVYESLYKEL; encoded by the coding sequence ATGAAGATAATGTTTGTAGCAGCAGAAGGCGCACCTTTTGCTAAAACCGGCGGTTTAGGCGATGTCATCGGCGCATTGCCTAAATCACTGGTGAAAAACGGAAATGAAGTAGCTGTTGTTTTACCTTATTATGATAGTATTGATGCCAAATTCGGCGATGAAATTGAAGATGTTCTGTATTTTTACGTCGATGTGGGCTGGCGCCGTCAGTATGTCGGTGTCAAAAAAATAGTCCGTGATCAGGTTGCCTTCTATTTTGTTGACAATCACGATTACTTTTTCCGCGGGCATATTTACGGAGATTGGGATGACGGAGAACGCTTCGCCTTCTTTCAGCTGGCTGCTTTAGAGATGATGGAGAAAATTGAGTTCATTCCGGATGTCCTTCATGTCCATGACTACCACACGGCTATGATTCCTTTTCTGGTTAAAGAAAAGTATCATTGGATTAAGGCCTATCAAGGCATTAAAACAGTCTTTACGATTCATAATATTGAATTTCAGGGGCAGTTTGAGCCCGGTATGCTGGGGAATTTATTTGGCGTAGGCGATGAGCGCTATGCTGATGGGACGCTGCGCTGGAACGATGCCCTGAACTGGATGAAAGCAGGCGTTCTCTATGCTGACCGTGTAACTACTGTTTCACCGTCTTATGCTGAAGAAATTCAAACCCCTGAATTTGGGAAGGGGCTTGATCAGATTATGCGGATGGAAGCCGGGAAATTATCTGGCATTGTCAATGGTATCGATACTGAGCTTTTAAATCCGGAAACGGATCCTTATTTAGAAGCGCATTTTTCAATTGATGATTTATCCGGAAAAGCAAAAAATAAGGAAGCTCTGCAAAAACGTGTGGGACTGCCTGTTCGTGATGATGTGCCGCTGATTGGTATCGTATCGCGTCTGACCGATCAGAAAGGTTTTAATCTGGTTGTTAATGAGCTGAATGCGATGCTGCAGCATGACTTGCAGCTTGTTGTATTGGGAACCGGTTATGCGGATTTTGAGAATGCCTTTTCATGGTTTGGTCTGCACTATCCTGATAAAGTATCTGCTAATATCACCTTTGATTTGGAACTGGCTCAGCAAATTTACGGAGCCTGTGATCTTTTCCTGATGCCGAGTGCTTTTGAACCGTGCGGACTTTCTCAGATGATGGCCATGCGTTACGGCACACTTCCGCTTGTGCATGAAGTAGGCGGACTGCGGGATACGGTTATCCCATACAATCCGCTGGAAAAATCCGGGACAGGATTTGGTTTTAATAATTTTTCCGGCTATTGGCTGAACAATACACTTGCCTTTGCGCTCGATGTGTATTATAATCACAAGGAAGATTGGCAGGCTATTCAGCGAAATGCCATGAGTCAGGATTTTTCCTGGGATACTGCCAGTCTCGTTTATGAAAGCTTGTACAAAGAGCTTTAA
- the glgD gene encoding glucose-1-phosphate adenylyltransferase subunit GlgD, which translates to MKIDKYSAILGNAIGFPEMEGLTAVRPLASLPFDGKYRLIDFQLSNLANAGIRSVYGIFRGQNIRSVFDHIRSGREWGLNTLLSHYFLGFYNTSEDGTVADHDYYDQILTYLKRSGSDQTVYMSCDILCNIDLQQVIHLHNANKRNITVVYKKLPRESISQANDILEIDESDIVVGRRDGFEEGSKTEKMSAGIYIIDTPWLIDQMEKEAQKDKPQKLRFLLRDLAVSEQALAFEYTGYLANISSVKSYFDANMDMLDSQKFYSLLYSNQRVYTKVKNEESTYYAADSVVKNAQFASGSIVKGDVEHSIVSRNCYLAENSKIINSILFPKVKIGQGTVIENAIVGKNVQIADGVTIRGTQEKPVVIAKSVEIVEDIIQ; encoded by the coding sequence ATGAAGATTGATAAATATTCTGCAATTCTCGGAAATGCCATCGGCTTTCCAGAGATGGAAGGACTGACAGCTGTGCGTCCGTTAGCCAGTCTCCCCTTTGATGGTAAGTACCGCCTAATTGATTTTCAGCTGTCCAATTTAGCTAATGCCGGTATTCGCAGTGTTTACGGTATTTTCCGCGGCCAAAATATTCGCTCGGTTTTTGATCATATCCGCAGCGGCCGGGAGTGGGGACTAAATACCCTTCTCAGCCATTATTTCCTTGGTTTTTACAATACAAGTGAGGACGGAACGGTGGCTGACCATGATTATTATGATCAAATACTGACTTATCTGAAACGTTCAGGATCTGATCAAACCGTCTACATGTCCTGCGATATCCTTTGCAATATTGATTTGCAGCAGGTTATTCATCTGCACAATGCTAATAAACGCAATATTACAGTCGTTTATAAGAAGTTGCCGAGGGAATCCATTTCTCAGGCTAATGATATTTTGGAAATTGATGAATCTGATATTGTTGTCGGCCGCCGCGACGGTTTTGAGGAAGGCAGCAAGACGGAAAAAATGTCAGCTGGCATTTACATCATTGATACGCCTTGGCTGATTGATCAAATGGAAAAAGAAGCTCAGAAAGACAAACCGCAAAAACTGCGTTTCTTGCTGAGAGATTTGGCGGTCAGTGAGCAGGCTTTAGCTTTTGAATACACAGGCTACCTTGCTAACATTTCTTCCGTTAAGTCATATTTCGATGCTAATATGGATATGCTGGACAGCCAAAAATTCTATTCTTTGCTTTACTCGAACCAAAGAGTGTATACAAAAGTTAAAAATGAAGAATCGACTTATTATGCAGCAGATTCTGTTGTCAAAAATGCTCAGTTTGCATCTGGCAGTATTGTAAAAGGAGATGTTGAGCATTCTATTGTTTCCCGCAACTGCTACCTTGCTGAAAATTCGAAAATTATCAACAGTATTCTTTTCCCTAAAGTGAAAATCGGTCAAGGGACAGTTATTGAGAATGCCATTGTCGGTAAAAATGTTCAAATTGCAGACGGTGTCACTATCCGGGGAACACAGGAAAAACCAGTCGTCATAGCTAAGTCAGTTGAAATTGTTGAGGATATTATTCAATGA
- a CDS encoding glucose-1-phosphate adenylyltransferase codes for MKNEMLALILAGGQGTRLGKLTQSIAKPAVQFGGRYRIIDFALSNCANSGINNVGVITQYQPLALNSHIGNGSSWGLDGINSGATILQPYSATEGNRWFQGTSHAIYQNIDYIDSINPEYVLILSGDHIYKMDYDDMLQTHKDNLASLTVAVIDVPLKEASRFGIMNTDSNNRIVEFEEKPKNPKSTKASMGIYIFDWKRLREMLVDAEKNNVEMSDFGQNVIPAYLESGERVYTYNFQGYWKDVGTIESLWEANMEYIGEDNELHSRDRSWKIYSKNLIAPPNFITDEASVKDSLVVDGCFVSGKVEHSILSTNVQVKEGAEIKDSFIMSGAVISEGAKITRAIVGEGAIIGEGVEIDGTEEVQVVGYNEVVGVPNED; via the coding sequence ATGAAGAATGAAATGTTAGCCCTTATTCTCGCTGGAGGACAGGGGACACGTCTTGGGAAATTGACACAAAGTATTGCCAAACCGGCAGTACAGTTTGGCGGCCGTTACCGAATTATTGATTTTGCACTGTCAAACTGTGCCAATTCAGGAATTAATAATGTTGGTGTGATTACACAGTATCAGCCGTTGGCTCTCAACAGCCACATCGGGAATGGTTCAAGCTGGGGGCTTGATGGGATTAACTCAGGGGCGACAATCCTTCAGCCTTATTCGGCAACTGAAGGAAACCGCTGGTTCCAAGGGACCAGCCATGCGATTTATCAGAATATTGACTATATCGACTCCATCAATCCGGAATATGTTTTGATTTTATCCGGTGACCATATTTATAAGATGGACTATGACGACATGCTGCAAACCCATAAAGATAATTTGGCCAGTCTAACAGTTGCTGTTATCGATGTTCCGCTTAAAGAAGCCAGTCGTTTTGGTATTATGAACACTGACTCCAATAACCGGATTGTTGAATTTGAAGAAAAACCGAAAAACCCTAAATCGACCAAAGCTTCTATGGGGATTTATATTTTCGACTGGAAGCGTCTGCGCGAGATGCTGGTTGATGCAGAAAAAAATAATGTTGAAATGTCCGATTTTGGTCAAAATGTTATTCCGGCTTATCTTGAATCCGGTGAACGGGTGTATACCTATAATTTCCAAGGCTACTGGAAGGATGTCGGCACTATCGAATCGCTTTGGGAAGCTAATATGGAATACATCGGCGAAGATAATGAACTGCATAGCCGTGACCGCTCTTGGAAAATTTATTCCAAAAATCTGATCGCACCGCCGAACTTTATTACAGACGAAGCCAGCGTCAAAGATTCACTTGTTGTGGATGGCTGCTTTGTTTCAGGTAAAGTTGAGCATTCCATCCTGTCTACAAATGTTCAGGTCAAAGAAGGCGCTGAAATTAAAGACTCCTTTATCATGAGCGGTGCTGTTATCAGTGAAGGTGCAAAAATTACACGGGCTATTGTCGGTGAGGGCGCTATTATTGGTGAAGGTGTAGAAATTGACGGCACTGAGGAAGTGCAAGTTGTTGGTTACAATGAAGTAGTGGGGGTACCAAATGAAGATTGA